The Gloeobacter violaceus PCC 7421 DNA window CGCCACCTGCTCAGGAAGCACAAACGCATCGAGCGGGAGCGCCGGGGTGGCGCGCTGGGAATTGAGCACCCCGCCCACCAGCACGTTGAAGCCGATGCGTTCCTCCCGGCGCGCCGGAATAAAACCGATGTCGTTGATTTCGGCGTGGGCCGAGTTCTCGCGGTCGCCGGTGATCGAAATATTGAACTTGCGCGGCAGGTTGCTGAAGGCGAAACTGCCCCGGCCGCCCTCGGTGATCAGATCTTGCATTTGCTGCACCAACGGGCGCACATCGATGAGTTCGTCAGGATCGATGCCCGCCACCGGGGAGCCCACGATGTTGCGCACGTTGTCCATGCCCGATTGCACCGTGGTCAACCCCACCGCCTCAAGGCGCTCCTGGATAGATACGCTGTCCTCGATGCGCAATCCACGCATCTCGAGATTCTGGCGGGTGGTGATATCCAGTTGCTTGACGTCCGAGAATTCCGCAAGAATCCCCCCAACTACCCGCAACTGCTCGCTGCTCAAGATCCCCCCCGGTACGCGCAGACGCACCATCCAGCGGCCCGGCGTCTTCTTGCGGAAGAACCAGCCGATCCACTTCAGCCGCTCCAGATCGCCCTTGGAAATCGCCTCCCACCCGAGACGGGCAAATTCGATCAGCTCGGCCTTGACGGCAAGACCGGGTTTTTCATCCTTGATTTTTTCGATCGGGTTTGCCACAGCACCTTCCAGACAATAACGGCAGCTCCTTTCCACAGAAGCGGTCCCGGGCGCAACAAAATGTGCCCGTCTCTACAAAAATTGCCAACCGAAAACCAACGGTTATTGAGTCAATAACCTTTCGAGAGCCAGCGTCCCACGAATGCTTTGAAGGAACTTAACTTTACGTAACCCCAGATACATTCGTGGCCGTGCGGGCCGGATATGGTCTGATGCACGGAGTGACTAACGGTTGGGGTTCCGGGTTGGATTCAAGGCAGCTGCAGTACTTTTTGGCATTGAATCATTGCGGCAGTTTCAGGCTTGCCGCCGAGCAGTGTGGCGTTTCCCAGCCAGGGCTCAGCAAGCAGATCATGGCTCTCGAAGGCGAGCTTGGGGGACCGTTGTTCGACCGTACCGGTCGGCGGGCATCCCTCACACCCTTGGGCGAATGCTTTTTGCCTTACGCCCGCCGCGCCTACAAAGAACTCGAACAGTCCCGTGCCGCCATCGGCGAGTTGTTGAAGCCCGATCGGGGCGAAATTTGCATCGCCGGGCTGCACTCGGTCAACGCCTATTTGCTGCCGGCGCTACTGGCGGTTTTTCGGCAGAAGCATCCCGGTACGCAGCTGCGCCTCACCTCGCTGGGTTCTGAGCGCATCATCAAGGTGCTGCTCGACCGGTTGGTGGATGCGGCCATTTTGATGGGGCCGGTCCATTCGCCGGAACTGGTGAGCACGCCGCTCTACGAAGAAGAGCTGGTTGTGCTGCTCCCGGCGCACCACCCGCTCGCGCGCCGTCCGAGCGTGCGGCTTGCGGAGGTGGCGATCCTGCCGCAGGTGGTCTTCCGCGACGGGTACGCCATGCGCACCGCCCTGGTGCAGCACTTTCGCGCCATCGGCGCCACGGTCGATGTGGCTGTCGAACTGAATACCCTCGAAGCGTTCAAAGAAATGGTCCGTCAGGAAGTGGGGGTGGCGATCCTGCCGCTGTGCGCCGTGCAGCACCTGGGGACGGATTTGGTCATCGCCCGCCTCGAGGAGCCCTCGATCACCCGGCGCGTCGAACTGGTCTGCCGCAAGGACAACTACCAGGTGCCCGTGGTGGCGGCCTTTACGCGCCTGGTGGCCGAGCACCTGCCCACCGCCTTCGCCCGCTGGGTCCACACCGGCCC harbors:
- a CDS encoding LysR family transcriptional regulator is translated as MHGVTNGWGSGLDSRQLQYFLALNHCGSFRLAAEQCGVSQPGLSKQIMALEGELGGPLFDRTGRRASLTPLGECFLPYARRAYKELEQSRAAIGELLKPDRGEICIAGLHSVNAYLLPALLAVFRQKHPGTQLRLTSLGSERIIKVLLDRLVDAAILMGPVHSPELVSTPLYEEELVVLLPAHHPLARRPSVRLAEVAILPQVVFRDGYAMRTALVQHFRAIGATVDVAVELNTLEAFKEMVRQEVGVAILPLCAVQHLGTDLVIARLEEPSITRRVELVCRKDNYQVPVVAAFTRLVAEHLPTAFARWVHTGPEPWLREASYLAG